The Alosa sapidissima isolate fAloSap1 chromosome 5, fAloSap1.pri, whole genome shotgun sequence genome has a window encoding:
- the zpld1a gene encoding zona pellucida-like domain-containing protein 1a, with translation MERICLSLLLISKALSVTAQFNGFNCDANFHSRFPAERDISVYCGVQTITLKINFCPVLFSGYTDTDLALNGRHGDAHCRGFINNNTFPTVVLFSISLSTLESCGNSLVVSSAQGANAYGNLSLVQIGNISGYIDTPDPPTIISYLPGLLYKFSCSYPLEYLVNNTQLASSAAAISVKDSNGTFVSTLSLLLYNDSSYVQQLAIPMAGLTLKTRVFAAVRATNLDRRWNVLMDYCYTTPSGNPNDDLRYDLFFGCDKDPQTTVFENGKSQMGRFSFEVFRFVKHKNQKMSTVFLHCVTKLCRADDCPMLMPICGRKKRRDVSEQGESNAASGNAVITAGPIITRSEETPMNNSQLAQLNSPLLRPDSVTSALISGIVILAVMSACFFILSLTLLKGRKPPPAALSGTRNPAFN, from the exons ATGGAACGAATATGTTTGAGTCTTTTGCTCATAAGTAAGGCACTTTCAGTCACAGCACAGTTCAATGGTTTCAACTGTGATGCCAACTTCCACAGTCGTTTCCCAG CCGAGCGAGACATAAGCGTGTACTGCGGCGTGCAGACAATCACGCTGAAGATCAATTTCTGCCCCGTGCTCTTCTCGGGCTACACCGACACGGACCTGGCGCTGAACGGTCGCCATGGCGATGCCCACTGCCGAGgcttcatcaacaacaacacctTCCCAACGGTGGTGCTCTTCAGCATCAGTCTTAGTACGCTGGAGTCCTGTGGCAACTCTTTGGTG GTCTCCTCAGCTCAGGGAGCGAATGCTTATGGGAACCTGTCCCTGGTGCAGATTGGCAATATTTCAGGGTACATCGACACACCTGACCCACCGACTATCATCAGCTATTTACCAGGGCTGCTGTACAAGTTCAGCTGCAGCTACCCTCTGGAGTATCTGGTGAACAACACACAGCTGGCCTC GTCAGCTGCAGCGATATCAGTGAAGGACAGCAATGGTACTTTTGTCAGCACTTTGAGTTTACTCCTCTACAAT GACTCGTCCTATGTGCAGCAGCTGGCCATACCCATGGCAGGCCTTACTTTAAAGACACGCGTGTTTGCCGCTGTAAGGGCAACCAATTTAGACAGAAG ATGGAATGTTCTGATGGATTACTGTTACACAACTCCCTCTGGGAACCCTAATGATGACTTGCGCTATGACCTGTTCTTTGG CTGTGACAAAGACCCACAGACAACTGTGTTTGAGAACGGCAAGAGTCAGATGGGGCGCTTCTCGTTCGAGGTCTTCCGTTTTGTCAAACACAAGAACCAGAAAATGTCAACAGTTTTCCTGCACTGTGTCACCAAGCTGTGTCGTGCCGATGACTGCCCGATGCTCATGCCG ATCTGCGGTAGGAAAAAGAGGCGAGATGTCTCTGAACAAGGTGAATCTAATGCAGCCTCTGGGAATGCAGTCATAACAGCTGGACCCATCATCACTCGGAGTG AGGAAACTCCAATGAACAACTCTCAGCTTG CCCAGTTAAACAGCCCTCTGCTGCGGCCCGACTCGGTGACCAGCGCTCTGATCTCGGGCATCGTCATCCTGGCTGTCATGAGCGCCTGCTTCTTCATTCTGTCCCTCACGCTGCTCAAAGGCAGGAAGCCTCCGCCCGCTGCACTGTCCGGCACCCGCAACCCTGCCTTCAACTGA
- the LOC121709220 gene encoding zona pellucida-like domain-containing protein 1: MECHKRDPSSVRERKMDPLFLCLFVLMISSSSSQLTKSGCGAHYRRPEYTDISVDCGTTYISLSILACPVAYTGYNESLLILNHINYDPSCQGTLDESVTPPVVRFTFPINSTTACGSIFRTTSTAGTGVFSDFSNIQTVNVSGGVRSHDVTTGTVTYNAELKYFYSCAYPLEYFINNTKIDVSSSSIAVKDNNGSFISTLNLELFSDVNYTKRLVIPNAGIELRTDIYVQVKATNLTSQYHVLLDRCYASISPQPTNSTFFNLFVSVCSRDQMTTMVENGDNQYARFYFPAFRFIEQQNQTISTYYLHCITRLCEQSTCGQFKSCPGSGKRKRDTLSQATLQEGVTDYTTISSPAIKTKADSMVSSKEEELTSSKHGSNSSVGLGVAVGVLAAACVVVIGMAAFFYKRLRPGSNKLFQS, from the exons ATGGAGTGTCACAAACGAG ATCCAAGttcagtgagagaaagaaaaatggaCCCCCTTTTCCTTTGCCTCTTCGTTTTGAtgatcagcagcagcagtagccagTTAACAAAATCTGGGTGTGGTGCACATTACAGACGTCCAG AATACACCGACATTTCAGTGGACTGTGGCACAACGTACATCAGCCTGTCTATCCTGGCTTGCCCTGTGGCCTACACGGGGTACAACGAGTCCCTACTCATTCTCAACCACATTAATTACGACCCCTCATGCCAAGGCACCCTGGATGAGAGTGTCACTCCTCCTGTCGTAAGATTCACCTTCCCCATCAACTCCACCACGGCCTGTGGAAGCATCTTCAGG ACCACCAGCACCGCAGGCACGGGAGTCTTTTCAGACTTCTCCAACATTCAGACGGTCAACGTTAGCGGTGGGGTCCGGTCACACGATGTCACCACCGGCACGGTAACCTACAATGCTGAGCTGAAGTATTTTTACTCTTGTGCCTATCCTTTGGAGTACTTCATCAACAATACCAAGATTGACGT GTCATCATCATCCATTGCTGTGAAGGATAACAATGGCAGTTTCATCAGCACCTTGAACCTGGAGCTATTCAGT GATGTAAACTATACCAAACGACTTGTTATCCCAAATGCGGGAATTGAACTGAGGACAGATATTTATGTCCAAGTCAAGGCCACCAATTTGACCTCCCA GTACCATGTGCTCCTGGATCGATGCTATGCGTCAATTTCTCCCCAGCCTACAAACTCCACCTTTTTTAACCTCTTTGTTTCAGT TTGCTCCAGAGACCAGATGACCACAATGGTGGAAAATGGAGACAACCAGTATGCCAGGTTCTACTTCCCTGCCTTTCGTTTCATAGAGCAGCAGAACCAGACCATCTCCACCTACTATCTCCACTGCATCACACGACTCTGTGAGCAGAGCACCTGCGGCCAATTCAAG AGCTGTCCTGGATCAGGCAAGAGGAAAAGAGACACTTTATCCCAAGCTACCCTTCAGGAGGGTGTGACTGACTACACAACCATCTCATCTCCAGCAATCAAAACCAAAGCTGACTCCA TGGTATCATCGAAAGAAGAAG AGCTCACCAGCAGTAAACATGGTTCCAACTCTTCTGTGGGTCTGGGAGTTGCAGTGGGCGTTCTGGCTGCAGCTTGTGTTGTTGTCATTGGTATGGCAGCCTTCTTCTACAAGAGACTGCGCCCTGGCTCAAACAAGTTGTTCCAGAGTTAA